A genomic window from Salvia hispanica cultivar TCC Black 2014 chromosome 5, UniMelb_Shisp_WGS_1.0, whole genome shotgun sequence includes:
- the LOC125189376 gene encoding cathepsin L-like proteinase: MGSMAPPKLTPLTRHLFSSFLSFYAVTCWALGTISGIEAWTRLKYGEESKLSLQELLNCCDRNPKNDDDKYVDKYQFYSSSSLDAFLWIESNGIQLEKDYKWEGELGASTVKKMKWNGIKLDSHENISTDEESLLIALNKGPVVGAILFDKGGLLSLDKKDIWDGIPCIPAPDGKYKYHVGVFSGYGTTDSGKKIYWFQSSWGSRWGESGYGRILRKSSYNSKNTPPADLICKTRIPGTIHKVVNGKIQRANNYSDVDEEKKPQVIKDYLEPAIGNYNYNSGTHLILESVEKVLYQKTSLVEKYDFMFNAKAPDNNMRKFKAQIIKIKEGYVVIKYEEVKVV; this comes from the exons ATGGGGTCGATGGCACCTCCGAAGCTCACCCCCCTAACCCGTCACCTATTTTCATCGTTTCTATCTTTCTACGCAGTTACTTGTTGGGCATTAGGAACTATAAGTGGGATTGAGGCATGGACTCGTCTTAAATACGGAGAGGAATCGAAATTATCATTGCAAGAGCTCTTAAACTGTTGCGACCGTAATCCCAAGAATGATGATGACAAATATGTGGACAAATATCAGTTTTACTCAAGCTCATCATTGGATGCATTTCTGTGGATTGAAAGTAATGGAATCCAATTAGAAAAAGACTACAAGTGGGAGGGCGAACTCGGTGCATCTACCGTGAAGAAAATG aaatggaatggaatcAAACTAGATTCCCACGAGAATATTTCAACTGATGAAGAGAGCTTACTAATTGCTCTTAATAAAGGCCCGGTCGTTGgtgcaattttatttgataaaggTGGTTTATTAAGCCTTGATAAGAAG GATATTTGGGATGGGATCCCATGCATTCCCGCACCAGATGGAAAGTACAAGTACCATGTTGGTGTATTCTCCGGATACGGCACTACCGATTCaggtaaaaaaatttattggttTCAGAGTTCATGGGGTTCTAGATGGGGGGAGTCCGGATATGGAAGGATTCTCCGCAAATCAAGTTATAACTCGAAGAATACACCACCTGCTGACCTTATTTGTAAAACAAGAATCCCCGGCACAATTCACAAGGTTGTCAACGGAAAAATCCAAAGAGCAAACAATTACAGTGATGTTGATGAAGAAAAGAAGCCACAGGTCATAAAAGATTACCTTGAACCGGCTATTGGCAACTACAATTACAATAGT GGGACGCATTTGATATTAGAGTCTGTTGAGAAAGTTCTTTACCAAAAAACGTCATTAGTGGAGAAATACGATTTCATGTTCAATGCCAAGGCTCCTGACAATAATATGAGGAAATTTAAAGCGCAgatcatcaaaattaaagaaggaTATGTTGTCATCAAATATGAAGAAGTTAAGGTGGTTTGA
- the LOC125186496 gene encoding dirigent protein 11-like, translated as MKLELYVQDLRVGNKNATVVEVAKAAGVTDKSPFNFGSVHVVDDLVTEGPGINSRPLGRVQGLTINADLSTFGIATNLNLYFTVGKLAGSTLCILGRNQVMDDQRELPVVGGSGIFRFARGYAIQTSHSMDAAANYAVLKYTIYTTYNSRFNVDAESFAQM; from the coding sequence ATGAAGCTCGAGCTATACGTCCAAGATCTCCGGGTCGGCAACAAGAACGCCACCGTGGTGGAGGTGGCGAAAGCCGCCGGCGTTACCGACAAATCTCCGTTCAACTTCGGAAGCGTCCACGTCGTCGATGACCTGGTCACGGAGGGGCCGGGAATCAACTCACGGCCCCTCGGCCGCGTCCAAGGGCTCACCATCAACGCGGACCTCTCGACCTTCGGCATCGCCACGAACCTCAATTTGTATTTCACGGTGGGGAAGCTCGCCGGCAGCACGCTCTGCATTCTCGGACGGAACCAGGTGATGGACGACCAGCGGGAGCTGCCGGTGGTTGGCGGCAGCGGCATTTTCCGATTCGCACGTGGCTACGCAATCCAAACCTCGCATTCGATGGATGCCGCGGCTAACTACGCGGTGTTGAAATACACCATCTACACTACGTACAACTCTCGTTTCAACGTTGATGCTGAGAGTTTTGCTCAAATGTGA
- the LOC125186295 gene encoding dirigent protein 4-like, translating into MEIKTFYYLFSYILVLTISTSPTHSAYYTKSTTYTPVQLKKTHLRFFFHDNLGGPDPTAVQIAGQRDANNPIPFGALFAIDDPLTEGPELTSRAVGNARGMYLSSSRGDDVALVLYVDLGFTAGKFNGSSLSVFSRNPVAERRREMAVVGGRGLFRRAEGTVFVTTHFVNFTYALLEYNVEVVHP; encoded by the coding sequence ATGGAGATCAAAACCTTCTACTACCTCTTTTCCTATATTTTGGTACTCACCATTTCAACCTCACCAACTCACTCAGCGTACTACACCAAAAGCACAACGTACACGCCGGTTCAGCTGAAGAAAACGCATCTCCGGTTTTTCTTTCATGACAACCTAGGCGGACCGGACCCGACCGCGGTTCAAATCGCAGGTCAGCGAGATGCAAACAATCCTATACCGTTCGGAGCCCTGTTCGCTATCGACGATCCTCTGACGGAGGGGCCGGAGCTGACGTCGAGGGCCGTCGGAAACGCTCGAGGTATGTATCTGTCCTCGAGCCGGGGCGATGACGTGGCGTTGGTCTTGTACGTTGATCTCGGTTTCACAGCGGGAAAGTTCAACGGGAGCTCGCTGAGCGTGTTTTCGAGGAATCCGGTGGCGGAGAGGCGCCGTGAGATGGCGGTGGTCGGCGGCAGAGGGCTGTTTAGGAGGGCGGAGGGGACGGTTTTTGTTACCACTCATTTTGTGAATTTTACTTATGCGCTTCTTGAATATAACGTTGAAGTTGTTCATCCTTAG